In Rubrobacter radiotolerans DSM 5868, a genomic segment contains:
- the asnB gene encoding asparagine synthase B: MCGIAAVYGAGGESSEARRMLERVTHRGPDESGSVEVAGNWLGHRRLSIVDVAGGRQPLVTETESGRLYLVGNGEVYNHEALRRTLADAGFRTDSDNEVALHVVARRGAEAVSELRGMFAFVIAGEDGTFLAARDPVGIKPLYWARRGGEVRFASEIHAFDPEWRPLVEAFPPGHLWTPDGTPEGSLRRFDFAVPRDPKRLHRFDGPSEPGAPIPKEMLDLVRRKLVQTVEGQMMGDVPVGVFLSGGLDSTLVAAIAQEWYRKARPGERLKTFAVGLEGSPDLEAAREAAEFLGTEHHERLYTAEEALEAVPKVVRAIESFDPSLVRSAVPNYLLAEFTSRHVKVVLTGEGADEIFAGYEYLREFTTEEDLHAELVRTVEGLHNLNLQRCDRVTMAHGLEARVPFLELEMIELGLALPAGWKLAGEGQMEKRLLRLAFEGWLPDSLLWRVKSQFGDGSGAAGVLKRRMEESVSESEFRELRHEVAPPLRTREEAAYYRIFAEHLRDVPAGRTVGRFATA; encoded by the coding sequence ATGTGTGGAATCGCCGCCGTGTACGGCGCCGGAGGAGAGAGCAGCGAGGCGAGGCGGATGCTGGAGAGGGTCACGCACCGCGGACCCGACGAGAGCGGAAGCGTGGAGGTCGCAGGGAACTGGCTCGGGCACCGCAGGCTCTCGATCGTGGACGTCGCGGGGGGCAGGCAGCCGCTCGTGACCGAGACGGAGTCCGGGAGACTCTACCTTGTAGGCAACGGGGAGGTCTACAATCACGAGGCGCTCCGGAGGACCCTGGCGGACGCCGGGTTCAGGACCGACTCGGACAACGAGGTCGCGCTGCACGTCGTCGCCCGGCGCGGTGCAGAGGCCGTCAGCGAGCTTCGAGGGATGTTCGCCTTTGTAATTGCAGGGGAGGACGGCACGTTCCTCGCGGCGCGCGACCCGGTCGGGATCAAGCCGCTCTACTGGGCGAGGCGCGGCGGCGAGGTTCGTTTCGCCTCGGAGATCCACGCCTTCGATCCGGAGTGGCGACCACTCGTCGAGGCCTTTCCGCCAGGGCATCTGTGGACGCCGGACGGCACCCCGGAAGGGAGCCTGCGGCGCTTCGACTTCGCCGTCCCGCGCGACCCGAAGCGGCTGCACCGCTTCGACGGACCCTCCGAGCCCGGGGCGCCGATACCGAAGGAGATGCTCGACCTTGTCCGGAGAAAGCTCGTCCAGACCGTCGAGGGACAGATGATGGGCGACGTGCCGGTCGGGGTCTTTCTCTCGGGCGGGCTCGACTCGACGCTCGTCGCCGCCATCGCGCAGGAGTGGTACCGCAAGGCACGTCCCGGCGAGCGGCTCAAGACCTTCGCCGTCGGGCTCGAAGGGTCGCCGGACCTTGAGGCGGCGCGCGAGGCGGCGGAGTTTCTCGGGACGGAGCACCACGAGCGTCTCTACACCGCCGAGGAGGCGCTTGAGGCCGTCCCGAAGGTCGTTCGGGCAATTGAGTCGTTCGATCCGTCGCTTGTCCGGAGCGCGGTCCCGAACTACCTTCTTGCGGAGTTCACCTCAAGGCACGTGAAGGTCGTCCTTACCGGTGAGGGTGCGGACGAGATCTTCGCGGGCTACGAGTACCTGCGCGAGTTCACGACCGAGGAGGACCTGCACGCCGAGCTTGTCCGGACGGTCGAGGGACTCCACAACCTGAACCTCCAGCGTTGCGACCGCGTAACGATGGCGCACGGCCTCGAAGCCCGCGTTCCGTTTCTGGAGCTGGAGATGATCGAGCTCGGACTCGCCCTCCCGGCCGGGTGGAAGCTCGCCGGAGAGGGGCAGATGGAGAAGCGGCTCCTCAGGCTCGCCTTCGAGGGCTGGCTCCCGGACTCGCTTCTCTGGCGCGTGAAGTCGCAGTTCGGGGACGGCTCCGGGGCGGCGGGCGTCCTGAAAAGGCGCATGGAAGAGAGCGTCTCCGAGAGTGAGTTCCGGGAGCTCCGCCACGAGGTCGCCCCGCCGCTCCGCACGCGAGAGGAAGCGGCGTACTACAGGATCTTCGCCGAGCACCTCCGGGACGTTCCCGCCGGAAGGACGGTCGGGCGGTTCGCGACCGCCTGA
- a CDS encoding carbon-nitrogen hydrolase family protein — protein sequence MRVISGGSDRNPAPADAILCGGFGPDTPARESLPLVGSLNLSPKPGDIEGNLALAEAAVREAKLARPHLRWIVLPELFTCAYTDLASASEHAEDAASGMSVWRFSALAHELGVYLAYGFPERLPDGSVANSANLVGPDSPGPLLTYRKINLVETTPEHAVFTPGGEVPVALAGGVRVALVVCWDLGHPETVREAVLKGADVILSPAAWRDPWGFQYTLSCAARALDNGVYVASANQLGSYPEADFTEPGGVFRPDGVRISGVNPVCTGEFDPTFAPAWRASYGDARREPAAGLDEVCG from the coding sequence ATGCGCGTGATCTCCGGTGGTTCCGACCGCAACCCCGCTCCGGCGGATGCCATTCTTTGCGGGGGCTTCGGCCCGGACACACCGGCCCGCGAGAGCCTCCCGCTCGTGGGCTCGCTGAACCTCTCCCCGAAGCCGGGCGACATCGAGGGGAACCTGGCTCTCGCCGAGGCCGCCGTCCGGGAGGCGAAGCTGGCGAGGCCGCATCTCAGGTGGATCGTCCTTCCCGAGCTCTTCACCTGCGCCTACACCGACCTCGCCTCGGCAAGCGAGCACGCCGAGGACGCCGCAAGCGGGATGAGCGTCTGGCGGTTCTCCGCGCTCGCGCACGAGCTTGGCGTCTACCTCGCCTACGGCTTCCCCGAGCGTCTGCCGGACGGCAGCGTCGCAAACAGCGCGAACCTTGTCGGGCCGGACTCGCCGGGACCGCTTTTGACCTACCGGAAGATAAACCTCGTGGAGACCACCCCCGAGCACGCCGTCTTCACCCCCGGCGGCGAGGTCCCGGTCGCCCTTGCCGGCGGCGTCCGGGTCGCGCTCGTCGTCTGCTGGGACCTCGGGCACCCCGAGACGGTGCGCGAGGCCGTGCTCAAGGGGGCGGACGTGATCCTCTCCCCCGCCGCCTGGCGAGATCCCTGGGGCTTTCAGTACACCCTCTCCTGCGCCGCCCGCGCCCTCGACAACGGCGTCTACGTCGCAAGCGCGAACCAGCTCGGGAGCTACCCGGAGGCTGACTTCACGGAGCCCGGCGGCGTCTTCCGGCCCGACGGCGTCCGCATCTCCGGAGTTAACCCGGTCTGCACCGGGGAGTTCGACCCGACGTTCGCGCCGGCCTGGCGCGCGAGCTACGGCGACGCCCGGCGCGAGCCCGCCGCGGGCCTCGACGAGGTCTGCGGCTAG
- a CDS encoding iron-containing alcohol dehydrogenase family protein produces the protein MERLSGRNLDLALSVNTSFGPGAASRTGGTAREAGSRRAFIVTDPGIVASGAVEPVLDSLRRADLPAEVFDGVAPNPSDGEVLGGSERLGEFGLAGTVVVAVGGGSALDAAKAISLHAANGGAVADLDYRYAPEKPGLPVIALPTTAGTGSETNSFGVITSGESGRKFYVGHASVGPRACLLDPELTTGLPSAATAATGIDALSHALEATMSVSANPYADALALGVARTVNAWLPVAVERGDDLEARSQMLLAAHLAGLAFASGTGLGLGHALAHPVGARLGAPHGAALAAVLPAVMEFNLPEKAHKLAPLAGALGAGGDLPEEVAAKEAIRRVEELIGRVLGDGLTKYTVSERDLDVLVRDTLDDGVISNTPRLPSESEVRKLLVSTLLEVGDRS, from the coding sequence GTGGAGCGGCTCTCCGGGCGGAACCTCGACCTCGCGCTCTCCGTTAACACCTCTTTCGGTCCGGGTGCAGCCTCCCGAACTGGCGGGACCGCGCGGGAGGCCGGGAGCCGGAGGGCTTTCATCGTTACCGATCCCGGGATCGTCGCCTCCGGAGCCGTAGAGCCCGTGTTGGACTCTCTGCGACGCGCGGACCTCCCGGCCGAGGTCTTTGACGGCGTCGCGCCGAACCCCTCGGACGGGGAGGTCTTGGGCGGGAGCGAGCGCCTCGGGGAGTTTGGGCTTGCCGGGACGGTCGTGGTCGCGGTCGGGGGCGGCTCGGCGCTGGACGCTGCGAAGGCGATCTCGCTTCACGCGGCGAACGGCGGGGCCGTCGCCGACCTCGATTACCGCTATGCGCCGGAGAAGCCGGGGTTGCCTGTGATCGCCCTTCCGACAACGGCCGGGACGGGCTCGGAGACGAACTCGTTCGGGGTGATCACCTCCGGAGAATCGGGCCGGAAGTTCTATGTCGGCCACGCAAGCGTCGGACCACGCGCCTGCCTGCTCGATCCGGAGCTGACGACGGGCCTCCCGTCCGCTGCGACGGCCGCTACCGGGATAGACGCGCTCTCGCACGCGCTGGAGGCGACGATGTCCGTGAGCGCGAACCCCTACGCCGACGCGCTCGCGCTCGGTGTGGCGCGCACGGTGAACGCCTGGCTTCCGGTCGCCGTCGAGCGCGGCGACGATCTCGAAGCTCGCTCGCAGATGCTCCTTGCGGCGCATCTCGCCGGGCTCGCCTTTGCGAGCGGGACCGGTCTCGGGCTCGGACACGCCCTCGCGCACCCGGTTGGGGCCCGCCTCGGCGCTCCGCATGGCGCGGCCCTTGCTGCGGTCCTGCCCGCCGTCATGGAGTTCAACCTCCCGGAGAAGGCACATAAGCTCGCGCCTCTTGCCGGCGCTCTTGGAGCGGGGGGTGATCTCCCGGAGGAGGTGGCCGCAAAAGAGGCGATCCGGCGCGTAGAGGAGCTTATCGGGCGCGTGCTTGGCGACGGGCTCACGAAGTACACCGTGAGCGAGCGCGACCTCGACGTGCTCGTACGCGACACGCTCGACGACGGGGTGATCTCCAACACCCCCCGCCTCCCCTCCGAGTCGGAGGTCCGGAAGCTTCTTGTGTCGACCCTTCTGGAGGTCGGGGACCGTAGCTAG
- a CDS encoding aldehyde dehydrogenase, translating to MTLRERTGADWRERAERLRLRTGAWIGSGYTPAASGETFEKTTPRDGSPLARVAACDAEDVDRAVKAAREAFESGRWSRRAPAERKAVMYRFAELIEKNLEELALTESLDVGKPISDTLSVDAPSSASYFRWYAEAIDKRYGEVAPTAPEYLATVTREPVGVVGAVVPWNYPLILTAWKSAPALAAGNSVIVKPAEQSPLSAIFLAELAAEAGIPPGVFNVVPGFGPTAGAALGRHGDVDKISFTGSSEVGKMFLTYAGESNMKRISLECGGKSPHVVFPDAPDLDEAAASIASGIFYNAGQTCHAGSRLLVHPEVKDELLQRIAAHARKTVPGDPLDPETTLGSLVDEEQMERVLGYVELAREEGAEVAVGGRRVREKTGGYYVEPTVFTDVAGEMRVAREEIFGPVLSVLDFTDEEEAVRLANATAYGLAGAVWTSDLGRAHRVAGALRAGTVWVNCFDASDVTVPFGGFKESGTGRDKSLHAIEQYEELKTTWIKVGGR from the coding sequence ATGACGCTACGCGAGAGAACCGGCGCGGACTGGCGCGAAAGGGCGGAGCGGCTCAGGCTGCGGACGGGGGCTTGGATCGGCTCGGGCTACACACCCGCCGCCTCGGGAGAGACGTTCGAGAAGACCACGCCGCGCGACGGCAGCCCTCTGGCCCGCGTCGCCGCGTGCGACGCCGAGGACGTGGACCGGGCCGTAAAGGCCGCGCGCGAGGCGTTCGAGAGCGGCCGGTGGTCGCGGCGGGCCCCTGCGGAGCGCAAGGCGGTGATGTACCGCTTTGCGGAGCTTATCGAGAAGAACCTGGAGGAGCTTGCGCTTACGGAGTCGCTCGACGTCGGGAAGCCTATATCGGACACCTTGAGCGTGGACGCGCCGTCGTCGGCCTCCTACTTCCGGTGGTACGCCGAGGCGATAGACAAGCGTTACGGGGAGGTCGCGCCGACCGCGCCGGAGTACCTGGCGACGGTAACGCGCGAGCCCGTCGGAGTCGTCGGGGCGGTTGTGCCGTGGAACTATCCGCTGATCCTCACGGCCTGGAAGTCCGCTCCCGCGCTCGCGGCCGGGAACTCCGTTATCGTCAAGCCCGCCGAGCAGTCGCCGCTGTCGGCGATCTTTCTTGCCGAGCTCGCCGCCGAGGCCGGGATACCGCCGGGAGTGTTCAACGTCGTGCCGGGCTTCGGGCCTACGGCGGGCGCGGCCCTCGGGCGACACGGGGACGTGGACAAGATCTCCTTCACCGGCTCTTCGGAGGTCGGGAAGATGTTCCTCACCTATGCGGGCGAGTCGAACATGAAGCGCATCTCCCTTGAGTGCGGCGGCAAGAGCCCGCACGTCGTCTTTCCGGACGCCCCGGACCTCGACGAGGCGGCGGCGAGCATCGCGAGCGGCATCTTCTACAACGCGGGCCAGACCTGCCACGCGGGCTCGCGTCTCCTTGTCCACCCGGAGGTGAAGGACGAGCTTCTGCAGAGAATAGCCGCGCACGCCCGCAAGACCGTCCCGGGCGATCCGCTCGACCCTGAGACGACGCTCGGCTCGCTCGTGGACGAGGAGCAGATGGAGCGCGTCCTCGGCTACGTGGAGCTTGCCCGGGAAGAGGGCGCGGAGGTCGCGGTAGGCGGCCGGCGCGTCAGGGAAAAGACGGGCGGCTACTACGTCGAGCCGACGGTCTTCACGGACGTTGCGGGGGAGATGCGGGTGGCTCGGGAGGAGATCTTCGGCCCCGTCCTCTCGGTCCTCGACTTCACGGATGAGGAAGAGGCAGTTCGCCTGGCGAACGCGACGGCCTACGGGCTCGCCGGGGCGGTCTGGACGTCGGACCTCGGGCGGGCGCACCGGGTCGCGGGGGCGCTCCGGGCCGGGACGGTCTGGGTCAACTGCTTTGACGCGAGTGACGTCACCGTGCCGTTCGGGGGCTTCAAGGAGTCCGGGACGGGCCGGGACAAGTCGCTGCACGCGATCGAGCAGTACGAGGAGCTGAAGACGACGTGGATCAAGGTCGGAGGTCGCTAG
- a CDS encoding mandelate racemase/muconate lactonizing enzyme family protein has product MKISGIRIEHFSTNLDPPFRAAWDPEPRRSFSATLVLVETDEGLAGVGAGDAMVGFSESGFERHFVGEDPLRIARHVRVIETLDFHAGRYWPLEAALWDLFGKVANLPVAKLFGGVAERIPAYASCGELKGPEERAESAVRLKEEGFRAMKIRIDPRCAQEGIAAVAAAREAVGDGMEIMVDLNQAWRMAGDSTPSVDPLTVVGIARRLRELDVFWLEEPLPLTDTRGLAKLSRKSGLRLAGGEMARTTEDLLACLEADALDVYQPDVVLSLGMLRARTFAETVLRKNRLFTPHTWTDGVGLLANLHVTCGVGGGPYLEFPYDPPGWTPERRDFMLEEPVRVDPEGYLNVPDAPGLGVRLGEEYRRVLGL; this is encoded by the coding sequence ATGAAGATCTCCGGGATAAGGATCGAGCACTTCAGCACGAACCTCGACCCGCCCTTTCGCGCCGCCTGGGACCCTGAGCCGCGCCGCTCCTTCAGCGCGACGCTCGTCCTTGTAGAGACGGACGAGGGCCTTGCGGGCGTCGGCGCGGGCGACGCGATGGTGGGCTTCTCCGAGAGCGGCTTCGAGCGGCACTTCGTCGGGGAGGACCCCTTGCGGATCGCCCGCCACGTTCGTGTTATAGAGACGCTCGACTTTCACGCCGGTCGCTACTGGCCGCTAGAGGCGGCGCTCTGGGACCTTTTCGGGAAGGTCGCGAACCTGCCCGTCGCAAAGCTCTTCGGCGGAGTTGCGGAGCGCATCCCGGCCTACGCCTCGTGCGGCGAGTTGAAGGGACCTGAGGAGCGGGCCGAGAGCGCCGTTCGGCTAAAGGAAGAGGGGTTCCGGGCGATGAAGATCCGGATAGACCCGAGGTGCGCGCAGGAGGGAATAGCCGCCGTCGCCGCCGCTCGGGAGGCCGTCGGGGACGGGATGGAGATCATGGTCGACCTCAATCAGGCCTGGCGGATGGCCGGGGATTCGACCCCGAGCGTGGACCCGCTAACGGTCGTCGGCATAGCCCGCCGCCTGCGCGAGCTCGACGTGTTCTGGCTCGAAGAACCGCTCCCGCTCACGGACACGAGAGGGCTCGCGAAGCTCTCCCGCAAGAGCGGGCTGCGCCTCGCCGGGGGCGAGATGGCCCGCACGACAGAGGACCTTCTCGCCTGCCTGGAGGCCGACGCCCTCGACGTCTACCAGCCGGACGTCGTGCTCTCTTTGGGCATGCTTCGCGCCCGGACGTTCGCGGAGACCGTTCTCCGGAAGAACCGGCTCTTTACCCCGCACACCTGGACAGACGGCGTCGGGCTGCTCGCGAACCTGCATGTAACCTGCGGCGTCGGAGGCGGGCCGTACCTTGAGTTCCCCTACGATCCGCCCGGTTGGACCCCCGAACGGCGGGACTTCATGCTTGAGGAGCCCGTGCGCGTGGACCCCGAAGGCTACCTGAATGTCCCCGACGCCCCCGGCCTCGGGGTGCGACTCGGGGAGGAGTACCGGCGGGTGCTCGGCCTCTGA
- a CDS encoding glycine betaine ABC transporter substrate-binding protein, translating to MDLTEIKRKFRRPGAKALGVAAVAAVLAVGCGGGGESASGADLSDATFTVGSKDFTEQLVLGQITLQALEAAGANVQDQIGLAGTDATRQALINGDIDMYWEYTGTVWINHLGNTDPIPDPEEQYNEAKAQDEEENGITMLDRAPFDNTYALAVRSEAVEDLGVENLSDIGTLIEERPEEATICVESEFNSRDDGLPGMEEHYGYEFPDENVKLFDTGVVYNETDRGEECNFGEVFTTDGRIAALDLTVLEDDQGFFPVYNPALNLRQETFDQYGEELGEIFNPIAAALDNETMQDLNARVDVDGELPEDVAEDWLNENGFVE from the coding sequence GTGGACCTGACGGAGATCAAGCGGAAGTTCAGGAGGCCGGGGGCGAAGGCGCTCGGGGTGGCTGCGGTGGCGGCCGTTCTCGCGGTGGGCTGCGGGGGCGGAGGGGAGTCGGCGAGCGGCGCGGACCTCTCCGACGCGACGTTCACGGTCGGCTCGAAGGACTTCACCGAACAGCTCGTGCTCGGGCAGATCACGCTCCAGGCCCTTGAGGCGGCCGGGGCGAACGTGCAGGACCAGATCGGCCTCGCCGGAACCGACGCGACCCGTCAGGCGCTCATAAACGGCGACATCGACATGTACTGGGAGTACACGGGGACGGTCTGGATAAACCACCTCGGGAACACCGACCCGATCCCCGACCCGGAGGAGCAGTACAACGAGGCGAAGGCGCAGGACGAGGAGGAGAACGGCATCACGATGCTCGACCGGGCTCCCTTCGACAACACCTACGCGCTCGCGGTCCGCTCCGAGGCGGTCGAGGACCTGGGCGTCGAGAACCTCTCGGACATCGGGACCCTGATCGAGGAGAGGCCCGAAGAGGCGACGATCTGCGTCGAGAGCGAGTTCAACTCGCGCGACGACGGCCTGCCGGGGATGGAGGAGCACTACGGCTACGAGTTCCCGGACGAGAACGTGAAGCTCTTCGATACGGGCGTCGTCTACAACGAGACAGACCGGGGCGAGGAGTGCAACTTCGGTGAGGTCTTCACCACCGACGGCCGCATCGCCGCCCTCGACCTGACGGTCCTTGAGGACGACCAGGGCTTCTTCCCGGTCTACAACCCGGCCTTGAACCTGCGCCAGGAGACCTTCGACCAGTACGGCGAGGAGCTTGGCGAGATCTTCAACCCAATAGCCGCCGCCCTCGACAACGAGACGATGCAGGACCTCAACGCTCGCGTGGACGTAGACGGCGAACTCCCGGAGGACGTCGCCGAGGACTGGCTGAACGAGAACGGCTTCGTCGAGTAG
- a CDS encoding ABC transporter permease, producing MRSPEKIAPAVEGPGKTPLSQTPAGPGEEVPTGARSARLMKLARYLVMPVVLALVCLGLYLYVGSLTLDSIEQRSLNANVIVDRTVQHLRITAVATVVVVVLAIGAGILLTRPAMRKVAPYIIAVASTGQAMPSIGVIVLIAVLFNQVGFRVAVIALVISAFLPILRNTMVGINQVDRSVIEAGRGMGMTRRAVLWKIELPLAVPIMLAGIRTALIIVVGTAALATFINAGGLGDIINTGIKTARDPILITGAVLTAVLALAVDYVAGIAEDVLRPKGL from the coding sequence ATGAGGAGCCCGGAGAAGATCGCGCCCGCTGTAGAGGGACCCGGGAAGACCCCGTTATCTCAGACGCCTGCGGGACCGGGAGAAGAGGTCCCGACCGGAGCGCGCTCCGCGCGCCTGATGAAGCTCGCCCGGTACCTCGTGATGCCCGTGGTGCTCGCGCTCGTGTGCCTCGGGCTGTACCTGTACGTCGGGAGCCTCACGCTCGACAGCATCGAGCAGCGCAGCCTGAACGCGAACGTTATCGTGGACCGGACGGTCCAGCATCTGAGGATCACCGCCGTTGCGACGGTCGTTGTCGTGGTGCTCGCTATCGGGGCGGGTATCCTTCTGACCCGTCCGGCGATGCGTAAGGTCGCGCCGTACATTATCGCCGTGGCGAGCACCGGTCAGGCGATGCCGTCCATCGGCGTGATCGTGCTGATCGCGGTTCTTTTCAACCAGGTCGGGTTCCGGGTGGCGGTGATCGCGCTCGTGATCTCGGCCTTCCTGCCGATTCTCAGGAACACGATGGTCGGGATAAACCAGGTGGACCGGTCGGTTATCGAGGCCGGGCGGGGGATGGGCATGACCCGGCGGGCGGTGCTGTGGAAAATAGAGCTTCCGCTCGCGGTCCCGATCATGCTCGCGGGAATCCGGACGGCCCTCATCATCGTTGTCGGCACGGCGGCGCTCGCAACGTTCATCAACGCCGGGGGCCTCGGGGACATCATCAACACGGGCATAAAGACGGCCCGCGACCCGATCCTTATAACCGGCGCGGTCCTGACCGCCGTTCTCGCGCTCGCCGTCGACTACGTGGCGGGTATCGCGGAGGACGTGCTGCGTCCGAAGGGCCTGTAG
- a CDS encoding betaine/proline/choline family ABC transporter ATP-binding protein (Members of the family are the ATP-binding subunit of ABC transporters for substrates such as betaine, L-proline or other amino acids, choline, carnitine, etc. The substrate specificity is best determined from the substrate-binding subunit, rather than this subunit, as it interacts with the permease subunit and not with substrate directly.), whose protein sequence is MSEKHRSDGDVMIRLEHLRKVFPGQSEPAVEDLSMEIYEGEIVVFVGPSGCGKTTTMKMINRIIEPSSGRIFIKGEDVTKANADQLRRNIGYVIQQIGLFPHMTIAENVATVPKMLGWQKGRIKERTEELLELVNIPVSYANRYPKELSGGQRQRVGVARAMAADPPIMLMDEPFGAVDPITRERLQDEFLRIQDDIRKTIIFVTHDIDEAIKMGDRIAILKERSVIAQYDTPERILTDPASEFVEDFIGSGASIKRLSLSKVRDIRTGETPVAYLTDSHEEVRSKLTDGKDYVLLLDRERKPKRWVSADDVARDDVPLKNAGWPAVAIVEENASLYDTLDTMITSYRGSAIVVDRDGSYRGVVDFETVLAAIEEMRPHESGPNGSPNGLKTFRNSPDGSR, encoded by the coding sequence TTGAGCGAGAAGCATCGTAGCGACGGGGATGTAATGATCCGCCTGGAGCACTTGAGAAAGGTCTTTCCCGGACAGTCCGAGCCGGCGGTCGAGGACCTCTCGATGGAGATCTACGAGGGCGAGATCGTCGTTTTCGTCGGGCCGTCGGGGTGCGGCAAGACAACGACGATGAAGATGATCAACCGCATTATCGAGCCCTCCTCGGGCCGCATCTTCATCAAGGGCGAGGACGTGACGAAGGCGAACGCCGACCAGTTGCGGCGCAACATCGGATACGTCATACAGCAGATCGGCCTCTTCCCGCACATGACGATCGCCGAGAACGTCGCGACCGTCCCGAAGATGCTCGGCTGGCAGAAGGGGCGCATAAAGGAGCGCACCGAGGAGCTTCTCGAACTCGTCAACATCCCGGTGAGCTACGCGAACCGCTACCCGAAGGAGCTTTCGGGCGGGCAGCGCCAGAGGGTCGGGGTGGCCCGGGCGATGGCGGCGGACCCGCCGATCATGCTCATGGACGAGCCCTTCGGGGCAGTGGACCCGATAACGCGCGAGCGGCTTCAGGACGAGTTCCTGCGCATCCAGGACGACATCCGGAAGACGATCATCTTCGTCACACACGACATAGACGAGGCGATAAAGATGGGCGACCGGATCGCCATCCTCAAGGAGCGGTCGGTTATCGCGCAGTACGACACGCCCGAGCGCATCCTGACCGACCCGGCGAGCGAGTTCGTCGAGGACTTTATCGGCTCGGGAGCTTCCATAAAGCGGCTCTCCCTGAGCAAGGTCCGCGACATCCGGACCGGCGAGACCCCGGTCGCCTACCTGACGGACTCGCACGAGGAGGTCCGGAGCAAGCTGACGGACGGCAAGGACTACGTGCTGCTCCTCGACCGCGAGCGCAAGCCCAAGCGGTGGGTCTCTGCGGACGACGTGGCCCGCGACGACGTGCCCCTGAAGAACGCCGGCTGGCCCGCCGTCGCCATCGTCGAGGAGAACGCGAGCCTCTACGACACGCTGGATACCATGATCACCTCCTACCGGGGGTCGGCGATCGTGGTAGACCGGGACGGCTCCTACCGGGGCGTCGTCGACTTCGAGACGGTCCTCGCCGCCATCGAGGAGATGCGCCCGCACGAGAGCGGACCGAACGGTAGCCCGAACGGTCTCAAGACCTTCCGCAACTCCCCGGACGGGAGCCGGTAG
- a CDS encoding ABC transporter permease has translation MSFPEYVLSRWDNLLEDAIAHAQVVLAALLIATAIGVGLGILTYRRPVAAQAVLAISSAVLTIPSFALFTLVGAIFPFLGLGFLPTMVVLAAYAVLAILRNTITGLQSVDPAISESAMGMGYSRWQRLVKIELPLAWPVIIAGIRVSGLLILGIAAIAAYVNGPGLGGDIFSGLSRIGGANSVNLVLGGFLGIIVLALVFELFFAILNKLTISKGLN, from the coding sequence GTGAGCTTCCCGGAGTACGTGCTCTCGCGCTGGGACAACCTCCTTGAGGACGCAATCGCCCACGCGCAGGTCGTTCTGGCGGCGCTCTTGATCGCGACGGCGATAGGGGTAGGGCTCGGGATACTCACCTACCGGCGGCCGGTAGCGGCGCAGGCGGTGCTGGCGATCTCCTCGGCGGTCCTGACGATCCCCTCGTTCGCCCTCTTCACGCTCGTGGGGGCGATCTTCCCGTTTCTCGGGCTCGGCTTTTTGCCGACGATGGTCGTGCTCGCCGCCTACGCGGTGCTCGCCATCCTCCGGAACACCATAACGGGGCTTCAGTCGGTGGACCCGGCCATTAGCGAGAGCGCGATGGGGATGGGCTACAGCCGCTGGCAGCGGCTCGTAAAGATAGAGCTGCCGCTCGCCTGGCCCGTGATAATCGCCGGCATCCGGGTCTCGGGGCTTTTGATACTCGGTATCGCGGCGATCGCCGCCTACGTCAACGGCCCCGGCCTCGGAGGGGACATCTTCAGCGGCCTGAGCCGTATCGGAGGCGCGAACTCGGTGAACCTCGTGCTCGGCGGGTTCCTCGGGATAATCGTGCTCGCGCTCGTCTTCGAGCTTTTCTTTGCGATCCTGAACAAGCTGACGATCTCGAAGGGGTTGAATTGA